Proteins from one Deltaproteobacteria bacterium genomic window:
- a CDS encoding DUF1552 domain-containing protein has protein sequence MPPVSRRSFIKGLGASALLSPFMGARAWADDAAPLRLVVFFSPNGTIHQHWRPTGGDTSFNFQAGSILEPLDAIRDDVLILDGINFLTATNHEGGMGAMLTGGGASGETGGKSLDQYIAAELNHPTRFSSLELGVQTSNWGGGMQTRMSYSGAGSYVTPDDRPANVFERLFGDVSQDAQALEKLRARRLSVLDLVRDETAALKPKLGMRERIKLDEHLESIRRLELSFEDSSTQDCSTPALAAISGPTTNASFPIVGQAQMDLLVTSLACDMTRVASLQWSHTVSPTVFTWLGMNEGHHALSHCDDSNTAGVANFVHAERWYAEQFVHLVQSLKQRSDPLGPGSLLDNTVVLWAKEMGDSRLHNCESVPFVIAGGSNSPFGLGRYLQLNNTAHNHLLVSICESFGLNNQTFGDPSVGSGSISELFG, from the coding sequence ATGCCCCCGGTGTCTCGTCGCTCGTTTATTAAAGGTCTTGGCGCTAGCGCCTTACTCTCCCCATTTATGGGCGCCCGTGCCTGGGCCGACGATGCCGCCCCGCTTCGTCTCGTGGTGTTTTTTAGTCCCAATGGCACCATTCACCAGCACTGGCGCCCCACCGGAGGCGATACATCATTTAACTTTCAAGCCGGAAGCATTCTGGAACCCCTAGACGCCATACGCGATGATGTCCTGATTCTAGACGGCATCAACTTCCTTACGGCCACCAACCACGAAGGAGGTATGGGAGCGATGCTGACGGGTGGAGGTGCAAGTGGTGAGACCGGCGGCAAAAGCTTAGACCAATACATCGCGGCAGAATTGAATCATCCCACCCGGTTTTCATCATTGGAGCTAGGTGTTCAAACCAGTAACTGGGGCGGCGGCATGCAAACCCGCATGAGCTACTCGGGAGCCGGAAGTTATGTAACCCCAGATGACCGACCAGCAAACGTATTCGAACGACTCTTCGGTGATGTGAGCCAAGATGCGCAGGCCCTTGAGAAGCTTCGCGCCCGGCGGCTTAGTGTATTAGACCTCGTGCGAGATGAAACGGCTGCTCTAAAACCCAAGCTTGGAATGCGTGAACGAATCAAGCTAGACGAACATCTAGAATCGATCCGCCGCTTGGAATTAAGTTTTGAGGACAGTTCCACCCAGGATTGCAGTACACCTGCCCTTGCAGCCATATCCGGACCCACCACCAATGCAAGCTTCCCTATCGTGGGGCAGGCCCAAATGGACCTCCTCGTGACCTCTTTGGCTTGCGACATGACCCGAGTTGCATCCCTGCAGTGGTCTCATACCGTCAGCCCCACTGTCTTTACGTGGCTGGGCATGAATGAAGGGCACCATGCTTTATCGCATTGCGATGACAGCAATACAGCAGGTGTTGCAAATTTTGTTCACGCTGAACGCTGGTATGCCGAGCAATTTGTTCACCTCGTGCAATCCCTCAAGCAACGCAGTGACCCTCTTGGCCCAGGCAGCCTCTTGGACAACACCGTCGTTCTATGGGCGAAAGAAATGGGTGATAGCCGATTACATAACTGCGAATCGGTGCCATTCGTCATAGCTGGAGGTTCGAATTCCCCATTTGGTCTAGGCCGATATTTACAGCTCAACAACACCGCACACAACCATCTACTTGTATCAATATGCGAATCTTTCGGGCTTAACAACCAGACCTTTGGTGACCCCTCTGTGGGCAGTGGTTCCATCAGCGAACTCTTCGGATAA